GCCGGTCCACTTCGGCTTGGCTACGCCGCGGCATCATTTGCTCCCTGAGTCTGGAGGTGGCAGCACGACGTTGATTGCGGTCAAGCCACGGCGGCGGAGAACGATCTCGCGGGAATCAATGACCTCACGCTTGTCCTTATGGCACCAGTCGCAGCGCGGCATCTCGGGTTTGTTGTTCTCCTTCGCCTTCTTGACGTGACATCCGATACAAAGCCGGTGCATCGCCTCCGTATATGCAACGCTCAGGTATTGCTTCACCTTAATGGTAGCGCCGGAGGGGACCAGGTTCTTGTGGCATTTGTCGCAGGCGACGGCGGTGGCCGCCGTGCGCGCCTGTCCCCGTGCGTGACACTGGTAACACGCCACTCGTCCTCCCGAGGGCGAGGCGTGCCAGTCGTGCCGGAATGAGTCGCTCGGCAGGTACATGTCGCGATGGCAGCGCGCACACGCAGTCCCCTCGTCCCTGGGAAGATTCATGTGGTGGCACTTCACGCACGATTGTTTGGCGCCCTCCCGTTTCTCGTGCTCCACGTGCTTGAACGTGACCCCGAAACCATCCAGGTTTCCATCAATCCAGAGGATGTCCCGCCCGCCCCGGGCCTGGTGAACAGGAGTTGGCTCCAGGCCTCGGATCTCCGCCGCCTGAACATGCATGAAAGCGAATCCCAAAGCCGCGGCGACAATGAACGCCATCGAATACGTGGTGCGGGCAGCCAGGCCCGGAACTCCCAGCCAGGTGTCGCCGATCGGGTCCAATTCAGGCAGCTTCAGCGGATCCTGCTCGGGATCGGCAGGACGCTGTTCCCACACCTTGAAGCGTTCGACCATGAATAGGAAGGCCAAAACGGCGGCGGAGACCACGCCCACGCTGATGGCCACTTCTGTCCAAGCGGGCAAGTAGAAGGCGCCATCCGGTCTCAGGTGTGCCACACCGCCGACGTCGACTCGGTTCAGAACCACGCCGAACACAACCAGCGATGCTGTTGCCCACTGCCCCGCACGGCTCTGCCGCAGGCGTGAGTTCCAGAACAGTGCGATGGGCACGATCGCCATCGCCGCAATTTCGAACCAGAACATTGCGGACCGCCAGTTCGAGCTGAAGAGTTCTCCAGCTTGGCGGCGAACCAGCAAGTCTCCAAATCGCGCTGCGAGATAGACCAGCAACACCCAGCGGCAGGCGCCGGCGAAAGAAGCCAGGACTTCGGCCTCGGGCTTGCGGCGGTACAGGTACGCCGTTACGTGGCTCTCGAACATCACCATAGAGAGTCCGAGGGCGATGGCCGAGATGAGAAAGAGAATCGGCAGAATCGGCGAGTACCACAGGGCGTGCAACCGCGAGGGCATGATCAGGAACAGCGACCCGAGGGAGGACTGGTGCAGCGTGGATAGCCCGATGCCGACGATGACCAAGGGCAAGCGAGCTTTGACCAGCACCGCGCGTACCTTCGCCATGCGCGGAAAGTCCTCGGCTGGGACGGGGAAGAATTCCAGCGCTAACACCGCCAGGTAAAGCATGACGCACCAGCCAACCTCGAACAGCGCCGAGTGCGGATTCCAGAACACCATCATGTGCCAGATGTTCCATGGCAGGCCGAGATCGAAAAGCAGCGAGATCGCCACCGCCGCATAGCCGAGAAAAGCGGTGAGCACCGCGGGGCGCACCACGGCATGAAAACGATCTAGCTTGAAAATGTACACCGTCGCGGTCACGATGAATCCGCCGGCCGCCAACGCTACTCCGCCCATCACGTCGAACCCAACCCAGATGCCCCAGGGATTGCCGTCGGAAAGATTGGTGCTGCTGCCCAGCCCCAACAAGAAACGTGGCACTGCGACCGATGCCGCCAGGCCGAGCAGCGACCAAAGCACGAATTTCAGCCTGCGAACCCTATTCATCCGGTTCGTCCTTGTGCAGGTTCATACGCCGGTCGACGATCCAGTGCACGCCCGCCATCAAGGCCAGCACACCGCAGAAAGTGAACGGCACAGCTTCCATGGCCAGCGCGGTAGTGGATGGCAGAGGCTTCGTGCCCGGCGAACGGCCCCCGGTCAAGAACGCGAGATCGACGTTCGAAATGTAGAGAACGGAGCTTCCGCCCACGTCGTCTTCGCCCCAGACAGTGTTGACATACACGCCTGGGTTGTCGCGAATGCGGCGATGCGCTTCAGCCAGAAGTTGGTCGCGGTCGCCGAAGATGGTTGCCTTGGTCGGGCACGCTTCGGTGCAGGCAGGTTGCCGTCCGGCGCTGATGCGGTGGTAGCAGAAAACGCATTTGCGGACGTATGGAACCGCAGCCTGCCAGTCATAACGTGGAATGCCGTA
This window of the Terriglobia bacterium genome carries:
- a CDS encoding 4Fe-4S dicluster domain-containing protein, whose protein sequence is MKAAILTDTTKCNGCHECVAACKKENKLPLDLPRRWDLDDGLSARNWTSIVEGPKQALVRKQCRHCLEPACASACPVGALHQTELGAVVYDSSKCMGCRYCMMACPYGIPRYDWQAAVPYVRKCVFCYHRISAGRQPACTEACPTKATIFGDRDQLLAEAHRRIRDNPGVYVNTVWGEDDVGGSSVLYISNVDLAFLTGGRSPGTKPLPSTTALAMEAVPFTFCGVLALMAGVHWIVDRRMNLHKDEPDE
- the hybB gene encoding Ni/Fe-hydrogenase cytochrome b subunit; translation: MNRVRRLKFVLWSLLGLAASVAVPRFLLGLGSSTNLSDGNPWGIWVGFDVMGGVALAAGGFIVTATVYIFKLDRFHAVVRPAVLTAFLGYAAVAISLLFDLGLPWNIWHMMVFWNPHSALFEVGWCVMLYLAVLALEFFPVPAEDFPRMAKVRAVLVKARLPLVIVGIGLSTLHQSSLGSLFLIMPSRLHALWYSPILPILFLISAIALGLSMVMFESHVTAYLYRRKPEAEVLASFAGACRWVLLVYLAARFGDLLVRRQAGELFSSNWRSAMFWFEIAAMAIVPIALFWNSRLRQSRAGQWATASLVVFGVVLNRVDVGGVAHLRPDGAFYLPAWTEVAISVGVVSAAVLAFLFMVERFKVWEQRPADPEQDPLKLPELDPIGDTWLGVPGLAARTTYSMAFIVAAALGFAFMHVQAAEIRGLEPTPVHQARGGRDILWIDGNLDGFGVTFKHVEHEKREGAKQSCVKCHHMNLPRDEGTACARCHRDMYLPSDSFRHDWHASPSGGRVACYQCHARGQARTAATAVACDKCHKNLVPSGATIKVKQYLSVAYTEAMHRLCIGCHVKKAKENNKPEMPRCDWCHKDKREVIDSREIVLRRRGLTAINVVLPPPDSGSK